Proteins encoded by one window of Primulina huaijiensis isolate GDHJ02 chromosome 1, ASM1229523v2, whole genome shotgun sequence:
- the LOC140973005 gene encoding protein TIME FOR COFFEE-like — protein sequence MERSRDLRISTTSAANGLSRRRQRVTSLKDSAEEREMKFHEDVRLGDRERLQKKDRDREFPKRRRIEKYATQQKIGGEGNEITDASDEDYVEDEGDSRIHCLSRLAQPSVQSSSLSNKRRNLRTLWSSPVLRASVDETIGVLIPRRARSTSIKRFHDYRNSSCGKLGEDSSHRRISSAPASHICAGGASSPASDASMRKMTKTVEPRARALKSTITPRPSSEIQDDIEIEVVEALFDLMKQSQSLSQSSKNEEKFGKDSVNAADEGLTKGGKDGNKTFLCRYGKLIKVDPETAVDDSMEEIKKDEGIEKEKFPYEEIKKDEGIEKEKFPYDSAPQRGDGFFNIEKVMSPKESESPSCVKVDAYEVQDPNVTRADDPAIVVETKKKAKLEIDLMVPPPVTSSAEKDVLVDMALFPKYKAYDVHKKSETISRDGPVEAINRLPKLDLEKHYDKSSVRDGGKQLLRVQKEQKNQLQTSSSPFQISLGGWPSDLRHPGYMQSQQAVLPMDDSTRFPIAMQPPKFTFSQPPPKKCATQQYIARSIQQHQQLITKSLLSGPTGVATLCGTMPLNPNTMPPTQRLIPGSPAIGACQGNQNLGAITVGNGKDKGSEVPLALISSKNKELMLQQSSLHTTANNFPHNPAFIFPLGNHQTTVMAPAKSSGLAQSAFASSNMSLHSKSAGGPSVNLSLPGEEAVTSFSIPSLASNEVAPYMAVLQNNGCQFPISTNMAMPQLKGVNSPPLPSFHSSLYSSTTFSVSQSQKLSSTKVADNNYRSLAAAHSTQTEKQQFPPSHSSSKSAQEIGRKGSALYTDTQQRCTENRFELIPQPFAASFGLNASSCPPLNFSSMAQNSAIFPVLPDMAWNGYQMAKQKNFQTTDGKSAIGSAKIDDGLKRIMGKSETHGRKTSSNDVSPVSMMGTSIVDGLAVSVNFVPSVASGNQQPFPSSSIAQASGVLPNLHQHQQKSIQLQKHYMQQMQQ from the exons ATGGAGAGGAGCAGAGATTTGAGGATTTCGACTACTTCTGCCGCCAACGGTTTGTCGAGGAGGCGACAGAGAGTCACCTCTCTGAAAGATTCAGCTG AGGAAAGGGAGATGAAATTTCACGAAGATGTGAGGTTAGGAGATCGAGAACGGTTGCAGAAGAAGGATCGAGATCGGGAGTTTCCGAAGAGACGCAGAATTGAGAAGTACGCGACGCAGCAGAAGATTGGTGGTGAAGGTAACGAGATTACTGACGCGAGTGATGAGGACTACGTTGAAGACGAGGGAGATTCGAGAATTCATTGTCTTAGTAGATTGGCTCAGCCATCAGTGCAGTCTTCGTCTCTTTCGAATAAGCGACGAAACCTCCGTACTCTTTGGTCCTCCCCTGTGCTCAGAGCCTCCGTGGATGAGACGATCGGTGTTCTCATTCCTCGAAGAGCTCGCTCAA CTTCAATAAAGAGGTTTCATGATTACCGTAATTCAAGCTGCGGGAAATTAGGTGAGGATTCGAGTCACCGGAGAATTTCATCTGCTCCGGCGAGTCACATTTGTGCTGGCGGCGCATCGTCACCGGCTTCCGATGCTTCTATGAGAAAGATGACG AAAACTGTAGAGCCAAGAGCACGTGCTTTAAAGAGTACAATCACTCCAAGGCCTTCTTCAGAGATTCAAGATGACATAGAGATCGAGGTCGTCGAAGCTCTGTTCGATCTTATGAAACAATCTCAATCTCTATCTCAGTCTTCCAAGAACGAAGAAAAATTTGGTAAAGATAGCGTAAACGCTGCTGATGAAG GGTTGACAAAGGGTGGAAAAGATGGGAATAAAACATTTTTATGTCGGTACGGGAAATTAATAAAAGTGGATCCTGAAACAGCTGTGGATGATTCAATGGAGGAAATTAAGAAAGACGAAGGAATTGAGAAAGAGAAATTTCCGtatgaggaaattaagaaagaCGAAGGAATTGAGAAAGAGAAATTTCCATATGACTCAGCTCCACAGCGTGGAGATGGGTTTTTTAACATAGAAAAAGTGATGTCTCCAAAAGAAAGCGAATCGCCATCATGCGTTAAAGTAGATGCTTATGAAGTACAGGATCCGAATGTGACTAGAGC GGACGATCCCGCGATTGTTGTTGAGACCAAGAAGAAAGCCAAGTTAGAGATTGATTTAATG GTTCCTCCACCTGTAACGTCATCAGCGGAAAAAGATGTTTTGGTTGATATGGCACTCTTTCCTAAATATAAGGCTTACGATGTTCACAAG AAGAGTGAAACAATTTCAAGGGATGGTCCCGTAGAGGCAATCAATCGCTTGCCGAAGCTTGATTTGGAAAAGCACTATGATAAATCAAGTGTCAGAGATGGTGGGAAACAACTGCTGCGGGTTCAGAAGGAGCAGAAAAATCAAT TGCAAACTTCCTCGTCACCTTTCCAAATTTCTCTCGGTGGATGGCCTAGTGATCTACGCCATCCAGG ATATATGCAATCTCAGCAAGCAGTTTTGCCCATGGATGACAGTACCAGATTTCCTATTGCAATGCAG CCCCCAAAATTCACATTCTCACAGCCGCCTCCAAAGAAATGTGCAACTCAACAATACATTGCCCGCAGTATTCAACAACATCAGCAACTTATCACAAAGTCTTTGTTGTCTGGGCCTACTGGTGTCGCTACTTTATGTGGAACCATGCCATTAAACCCAAATACCATGCCACCGACGCAAAGGTTGATTCCTGGAAGCCCTGCAATCGGTGCGTGTCAGGGAAATCAGAATCTGGGTGCTATTACTGTGGGAAATGGAAAAGATAAAGGCTCTGAAGTTCCCTTGGCTTTGATTTCGTCAAAAAATAAAGAGCTAATGCTTCAACAGTCTTCACTCCATACTACAGCCAATAATTTTCCG CATAATCCTGCCTTTATCTTCCCACTTGGTAACCATCAAACGACGGTGATGGCACCCGCTAAATCCTCTGGACTGGCCCAATCTGCTTTTGCTAGTAGCAACATGTCTCTGCATTCTAAGTCAGCTGGGGGACCTTCTGTAAACTTGTCCTTACCTGGAGAAGAAGCTGTTACGAGCTTCAGTATTCCAAGCTTGGCTTCAAACGAAGTTGCTCCATATATGGCTGTGCTGCAAAACAATGGCTGTCAATTTCCTATTTCAACAAACATGGCTATGCCTCAGCTTAAAGGAGTGAATTCCCCTCCTTTGCCTTCATTCCACTCCTCTCTTTATTCATCTACAACGTTCAGTGTTTCTCAAAGTCAGAAGCTGTCGAGTACAAAAGTCGCTGACAATAATTATCGTAGTCTAGCAGCTGCACATTCAACACAGACAGAGAAGCAGCAATTCCCACCATCTCATTCGTCCAGCAAGTCTGCCCAAGAAATTGGAAGGAAAGGTAGTGCATTGTATACCGATACACAGCAAAGGTGTACTGAAAATAGATTTGAACTCATCCCTCAACCCTTTGCCGCATCGTTTGGATTAAATGCTTCATCATGTCCGCCCCTTAACTTCTCTTCCATGGCACAAAACTCTGCTATCTTCCCAGTGCTTCCTGACATGGCTTGGAATGGTTACCAGATGGCGAAACAGAAGAATTTTCAGACAACTGACGGGAAAAGTGCAATTGGTTCAGCAAAGATCGATGATGGATTAAAACGTATCATGGGAAAGTCAGAAACCCATGGTCGTAAAACTTCCAGCAACGATGTGTCTCCTGTTTCCATGATGGGAACTTCCATAGTTGATGGATTAGCTGTAAGTGTCAATTTTGTTCCTTCCGTTGCAAGTGGAAACCAACAGCCGTTCCCTTCATCCTCAATTGCTCAGGCATCTGGTGTATTACCGAACCTTCATCAGCATCAGCAGAAATCGATTCAACTCCAGAAGCATTATATGCAGCAAATGCAACAG